GGGATCTGCCGGTTCCACCTGGGCCAGGACCTCCACGTCCGGTCCCACACGTTCCACCCAGGGCCCGCGGATGAAGACGGCGTGCACAGGTTCCACGCCCGATTCGGAGGCGCTGAAGTCCAGCCCTTTAAAGTCCAGGTCGGTTTCGAAGGATTCGCGCTGGCGGCCGAAGGCGTTCCGGCGGACGGTGATGTCCAGGCCGCCGAACGTTTGCTGGGGGGCGCCGGACAGGTCGGTAGCCGGATCGGCGATGTCCTCCGCGAGCAGGATCATTCCCGCGCAAGAGCCGTACACGGGCAGGCCCTCGGCGATGTACTTGCGCAGCGGGTCGGCAAGGTCGAAGGCCCGCGCCAGTTTGTCGATGGCCGTGGATTCGCCGCCGGGAATGATGAGGCCGTCCAGGCCATCGAGCTCCTCCGGGCGGCGGACGGCGACGCCCTGCGCGCCGGTGGCCTCCGCGGCACGCAGGTGCTCACGAAAGTCTCCCTGGAGAGCCAGGACACCGATCCGCAGGCCTGAGCCCACGCGCGCAGGATCAGCAGAAGGGGGGTTTGTCATCCCTCCAGCATACGGCCCCGGCCCTCCATCCGGCGCGGCAAGGCCGGGGCGGGCAAAGGTTGCATGCCCCTGCTGGGATATATTCGAAACATGGTCTTCTTCAGTGTTCCGCTCGGCAAGCTGGTCCGCAGGGTATCCCGGCTGCGGGGCGGCGGGTCCGCACTTCCGGGCTTGGTGGTCGAGAAAATCGATCCCGGCTTCATGCGGCGGACGCTCACTACCCTGCCCCACGGCGTGGCCGTGGTCAGCGGCACCAACGGAAAGACCACCACCACCAAAATGGTGGTCGAACTCCTGGAAAGCCAGGGCCTGAAGGTCTTCACCAACCGGACCGGCAGCAACTTCACGCGGGGCGTGGCAGCCGCCCTCCTGGGCGAGGTGGACTGGCGCGGCAGGCTGGACGCGGACGTTGCCGTCCTGGAACTCGATGAGGCCCACGCCGTCCATTTCGTGAACAGCGTTCCGCCCCGGTATTGCCTGCTGCTGAATGTGCTTCGCGACCAACTGGACCGCTTCGGCGAAATCGACAAGACCGCACAGCTCCTGCAGCACATCGCCGCCAAAACCACGGGGACGGTGGTCCTGAACCGCGAGGACCCGCGGGTTGCGCGGATCGCGGACACGCTGACGGGACAGGACGTCAGGTACTTCGGCCTGGACGATTCCCTGCTGGGCACCTTCCCGAACGATGACGACATGCGCGCCGCTCCCGGCAGCCCCGCTCCGGCGGGGATGCCCGCAAAGCCGCAGGCCGACGTCGTCCTCCGCAAGGTGGGGGCAGACAGCGCCGTATTTGAGTACGACGGCGGCACGGTCACCACGGCGATGAAGCTGCGTGGCGTCTACAACATCTTCAATGCAGCCGCTGCGCTCACCCTCGCCCGCAGCATTTGCGGCGGCGGTGCCGCCCCCGCGAACCACGAGACCCTGCTGCAGGCGCTGTCCCAGGTGGCCCCTGCCTTTGGCCGCGGCGAAAGCCTGACGGTGGACGGCCAGCCCCTGGACCTGGTGCTGGTCAAAAACCCCAGCGGCTTCCGGCTGGGACTGAAATCCTTCCCCGCTGCCGGCTACGCCACCATGATCGCCATCAACGACAACTACGCCGACGGCCGGGACATGTCCTGGCTGTGGGATGTGGAATTCGATTCGCTTCGCGAGGGCGGGGTGGAGGTGCTGACCGGGTCGCGCGCCTACGACATGGCGCTGCGGCTGCAGTACGACGAAGTACCCGTTGGCGCCGTGGACACCGATATTCCGGCCGCCCTTGCCGCCTTCATCCGGGAAGGGCAGGGCAAACCCAAGCGGATCTTCTGCACCTATACCGCCATGCTTGCCATACGCCGCGAGCTGTCCAAAATCACCACCGTGGAGGTTGTCTCGTGAGTCCGGCAGAAGCAGCGGAAGCTGGCGACCAGTCCAAGGGCACTCTCCGGGTGGTCCAGCTGTACCCGCGGGACATGAACATCTATGGCGACTGGGGCAATGCCCTGGTCCTGCAGCGCCGCATTCAGTGGCACGGGTACACCCCCGAACTGCTGGAGTACAACGTGGGCGATCCCTTTCCCGAAGACGTGGACATCATTGTGGGCGGCGGCGGCCAGGACAGTGGCCAGTTGGTCATCCAGGACGACCTGCAGGCCCGGGCCGGTCAGCTTAAGGAGTTGGCCGAGGACGGCGCACCCATGCTGGTCATCTGCGGCCTCTACCAGCTTTTCGGCCGGTTCTTCAAGACGCGGACGGGTACTGTCATACCGGGAATCGGCGTCCTGGACGTGGAAACCCATGGCACCGATGAACGCCTGATCGGCAACGTGAAGGTCTCAACCACCGAGTTCGGCGAAGTCCTCGGCTACGAGAACCACAGCGGCCAGACCACCCTGGGCAACGGTGTGCGGCCGCTCGGGACGGTGGCCAAGGGAACGGGCAACAACAGCAACGACGGCCATGAGGGGGCACGGTACCGAAACATCGTTGCTAGCTACCTGCACGGCTCGCTGCTTCCCAAGAACCCGGCCATTGCCGATTACCTCATCCGCACGGCCGCAGAGCGCAAGTTCGGCAGCTTCTCCCCCGGTACCCCCGACGACGCCTACGCGGTCCTGGCACGGGAGCACGCCGCCCGCCGGCCCCGCTGAACTGCGATCGCCTGAATCACCGCCACTGGAAGTACTCCCGGTGGATGTTGAGCCTGCGGACACCCGCTGCCCGGAAGGCTTTACGGAACTGCCGGAGCATGGCGTCGGGCCCACCCATGAAAACTGACAGCAGGCGCGGCTCGGTGCCCACTGCGGCCATGACCGCGGCCGGGGTCAGCCGCCCGTCCCTTTCGGTGTCCACCACATGGACCTTGAGCCGCGGGTGGTTCCTGGCGATGGTGGTGATTTCATCGGCAAAAGGCGAAGGGCCAGCGGAGGTAACAAAGAAGTCGACATCTTCCTGCAGCCCGCTGCCCGGGTCTGCGTCCAGCGACCGCAGCCAGCTGAGGAAGGGTGTGATTCCCACACCGCCGGCGATCCAGACCTGGTGGGCAGTGCCCTTATGCCGGTCAAAGCGGCCGTAGGGGCCGCCCACCACGGCCGGCATGCCTGGCTGGACCACGTCGGGAAGCCTTGTGGTGTGGTCACCCAGCGCCTTGACCGTAATGCTGATGCCGCCCTCCTGTGCGGGCCCGGAAATGGAAAAGGGGTGCCGCTGCCAGCCATCCGCCGTTTCGAGGTAAACCATAGCGAACTGGCCGGGTTTGAAAGCCAAGGGGCGGCCCAGGGGACGGAGTGCCACCTCCACCAGGTCCGCCGCAACCGGGCGGACCCCTGCAACCTGGTAGTCGTGATGGGGCAGGAAACGGCGCGCCAGCAGCTCCCGGTAAACGTAGAACGCCAGCCCCGTTCCGCCGATGGCCACATAGCTCCACCGCAGGACGGGCGCCGCTTCAAACGCACTGGCATCGAGCAGCCCGTGCAGGAAGCCGGCAGCCACGAACAAGCCTGTGAGCCGGTGGAAGCCGCGCCAGCGCTCATAGCCACCCAGCAGACGCACCACCAGGCGGACCCCCTTTGTCTGCAGGGCGGCGTGCACCACGCGGCGGACGGGCGCCGGCAGCATGGTCCGCCAACGCGGCAGCACCGCCCACACCACCAGTGCGGCAAGTCCCGAACTGGCCACCACTGCCAGTGTTTTTCCCACACTGGTTGCCTCCGGGTTGGACGCAAGTTCTATATGCGGCAGCAACAGGACGGTTGCGGTCACGGCGGCCCTGCGGTGCCAGATCGCCGCGTGGTCAATGCCGCCGAACACCGGCTCAACGTGCGGGAGTGTGCTGACCAGGACAAGTGCGATGGAATACAGCAGCACGGACTCCCCGCCGAACAGCTGGCCGACGTGCCTGAGGACCGGTTCGCCCTGCGGCCGCGCCAGATACCAAAAAATGCCATACGCCGCCGCCAGGACCGTGACAGCGCCGGGCCCCACCCACCGGAACGGAACGCCCAGGAAGGCGGCTGCCGGCGTCGTGCGTCGTTTATTCATGGACCAAGGCCCTTCGTCACTGGCGAACCCGTACGCGTGCCCAGCGGGACGCGCAGCATAGGGCCCGGACCGGACCCCTTAGCGGCAATTCTAGGGATGCCGTCTGGGAGTAAGCACCATTTCCTTTCAATTGAGAACCGCGCCCTGCTGTGAAAGGTTTACCCCATGACCAACCCCCTCCTTGCCGCCAGTCCCCTGCCCTACGGCCTTCCGCCTTTCGAGGCCCTTACAGCGGGCCAGTACGGCGCCGCCATCGAAGCAGGCCTGGCCGCGCACTTGGACGAGATCCAGGCCATCAGCAGCAACGCCGCACCGGCCACGTTCGAAAACACGGCACTGGCCATGGAACGCTCGGGGCAGCTCCTCAACAGGGCCGCCGCGGCATTTTTTACCTTGGTATCGGCGGATGCGTCCGCCGAAATCCGGGAACTTGAAACGGAGCTTTCGCCGCGCTTCCAGGCCCACCAGGACGAGGTGTTCCTCAACGGGGCGCTGTATGGGCGCTTTGCCGCCATAGATACGGACAGCCTGGATCCCGAGTCAGCGCGCCTGGTGGAGGAGTACCTCAAGGAGTTCCGCCAGTCCGGGATCCAGCTCGAGGCACCCGGCCAGGAGCGGCTGCGTGCCATCAACGCTGAGCTGGCCCGGTTGGGCACGGAGTTCGGCCAGCGGGTCAAGGAGGGGATGAAGTCCGCGGCGCTGCTGCTGGAGGACGCCGGCGACCTGGCGGGCCTGCCGGCGGACGACGTCGCCAGTGCAGCCGAAGCGGCACGCGCCGCCGGGCACGACGGAAAATTCCTGCTGACCCTGATCCAGCCCGGCAACCAGCCGGCACTGGCCTCACTCGAGAACCGGGACGTCCGCCGTCGTCTGTTCGAGGCATCCGTGGCCAGGGGCAGTGGCGGCGGGAGCCTGGATGTCCTGGACCTGGCCCGGGAGATGGCCACGCTGCGGGCGGAAAAGGCCCAACTGCTGGGTTTCGCCAACTACGCCGAACTTGTGGCCGACCGGCAGACGGCGCCGGACTTCGAGGCCGTCCGGACGATGCTGGGCCGCCTGGCGCCGGCGGCCGTCCGCAATGCCGACGCCGAGGCGGCAGCCCTGGCCGACGTCGCCGGACATCCGCTGGAAGCCTGGGACTGGGCCTACTATTCGGCAAAGGTGCGGCGGGAGAAGTACGACGTTGATGAACAGGCCCTGCGTCCGTATTTTGAGCTGGACCGGGTGATCACGGATGGAGTGTTCTTTGCAGCCACTGCGCTGTACGGGATCACGTTCCACGAGCGGCCCGACCTCGGCGCCTATAATCCGGACGTTCGCATCTGGGAGGTCCGGAACGGGGACGGAACCGGCCTAGGGCTGTTCCTGGGCGACTACTACGCGCGTGAATCCAAGCGCGGCGGTGCGTGGATGAACTCGCTCGTGGACCAGTCGGGACTGCTGGGAACCCGGCCCGTGGTGATCAATACGCTCAACATCTCCAAGCCGCCCGCGGGTGAGCCGACGCTCCTCACCCTGGACGAGCTGCGCACGCTTTTCCACGAGTTCGGCCACGCGCTGCACGGCCTGTTCTCCAACGTCACCTATCCCCGCTTTTCCGGCACTGCGGTGCCCCGGGACTTTGTGGAGTATCCGTCGCAGGTGAACGAGATGTGGATCCTGTGGCCGGAGGTGCTGTCCAATTATGCGCGCCACCACGTCACCGGCGAACCGCTTCCGCAGGACGTAGTGGACCGGCTGGAGGAATCCCGGCTCTGGGGCGAGGGCTTTGCCACCACCGAGTACCTGGGCGCAGCCCTCTTGGACCTGGCATGGCACACGCTGGAGCCGGGCGACGTTCCGGATGATGCCGTGGAGTTTGAGGCAAAGGCCCTGGCTGCGGCAGGGATTGCGCACCCGCTGATCCCGCCCCGGTACCGCACAGGCTACTTCCAGCACATCTTTGCCGGTGCCGGCTACGCGGCTGGCTACTACTCGTACATCTGGAGCGAGGTCCTGGACGCGGAGACCGTCGACTGGTTCAAGGAAAACGGCGGCCTGTCCCGCGCCAACGGCGAACGTTTCCGGGAGGAGCTCCTCAGCCGGGGCAACAGCCGGGACCCCCTGGAGTCCTTCCGGATCCTGAGGGGCCGCGAGGCGAACCTGGACCCCCTGCTAAGGCGCCGCGGCCTCGAGTAACCCCCATCGATTGCTCCGTAACGGCCCTATTGGAGGCTCAAAACGGCGTTTACGGAGCAATCGACTTAAAAGAACGACGCCGGTCCCCCACCAAAGAAGGTGGGGAACCGGCGTCGTAATAAAAACCAAAGGCGACCACTAGCGCCGGACGGTGCGGTCCGGCAGCGTGCGTAAAAGGGGCCCCGCCCCCAACCACCGCGGGTATGGCGGCAGCGGGAGGCGGGGAATAGCACGCAGAGGATCGCGCCGTTCGGCGCGATCATCTAATTGACGACTACCAGCCGCGCTCAGCGAGACGGTGCGGCTGGGGGATCTCGTCAACGTTGATGCCCACCATGGCTTCGCCGAGCCCGCGGGAGGCCTTGGCGATGACATCGGGGTCGTCGAAGAAGGTGGTGGCCTTGACGACGGCGGCGGCGCGCTGGGCGGGGTTGCCGGACTTGAAGATGCCGGAGCCGACGAAGACGCCGTCGGCGCCGAGCTGCATCATCATGGCAGCGTCAGCGGGGGTGGCGATGCCGCCTGCGGTGAAGAGGACCACAGGAAGCTTGCCGGCAGCGGCAACTTCCTTGACGAGTTCGTACGGGGCCTGCAGTTCCTTGGCGGCAACGTACAGCTCGTCCTCGGGCAGGGAGGAAAGCTTGGCGATCTCCGAGCGGATCTTGCGCATGTGCCCGGTGGCGTTGGAGACGTCGCCGGTGCCGGCCTCGCCCTTGGAGCGGATCATGGCCGCGCCCTCGTTGATGCGGCGCAGGGCCTCACCGAGGTTGGTCGCACCGCAGACGAAGGGAACCTTGAAGTTCCACTTGTCGATGTGGTTGACGTAGTCGGCCGGGGTCAGGACCTCGGACTCGTCGATGTAGTCGACACCGAGGGACTGCAGGACCTGGGCTTCCACGAAGTGGCCGATCCGGGCCTTGGCCATCACAGGGATGGACACGGCGTCAATGATCTGGTCGATCATGTCGGGATCGGACATGCGGGACACGCCGCCCTGGGCGCGGATATCGGCCGGAACACGCTCCAGCGCCATGACTGCCACGGCACCGGCGTCTTCGGCGATGCGGGCCTGCTCGACGTTGACGACGTCCATGATGACGCCGCCCTTGAGCATCTCGGCCATGCCACGCTTCACGCGGTTGCTGCCCGTGACGCTGTTCGCGGACGAACCGGCCTCGTTGCTTACATCAGGTGTAGACACAAAAACCCCTATGGGTAGACAGATGATCTTCGCCGGGCATGCGGCGGCAGCTGCCGGAGGTGCACGCACGGGTTGCCGGGTCGCTTGACCGGGCACTTATATACTAGTCCCCCGCCGCGCGGCCAGCTTAATCATGCTTAATCAGCGGGCGTGGGTTCCGCCAGTGCCTGCCGGCGCACGGAAACCACGCGTTGCACGACGGTGACGAGGCTCGCCGCGGCCAGGAGGACCAGGGTGACCAGGAGCACCACGGTTGGCAGTCCCAAACCGGTCAGACCGGTGACCACCAGCACGGAGACCAGGCGTTCGGCCCGTTCTGCGATCCCGACATTGGCGGTGAACCCGAGCGACTCGGCCTTGGCCCTGGCGTAGGAGACAACCATGCCCAGGACCAGGCACAGCAGCGCGCTGACGGCGATGGCGGTGTTGTTTCCGCCGGTGAAGAACCATACGGACACGCCGGCGAAGAGTGCGCCGTCGGCGACCCGGTCCAGCGTGGAGTCGAGGAAGTTTCCCCATCGGCTCTTGATGTCCTGCATCCGCGCCATGATGCCGTCCAGGACGTCGGAGAAGATGAACGCGGTGATGAAGACGGTCCCCCAAAAGAGTTGACCCAGGGGGTAGAAGATGAGGGCTCCTGCGGCAACACCCGCGGTTCCGAGGATGGTGACCGCGTCCGGGGAGACGCCAATTTTCAGGAGCCAGCGGGCCAGTGGGGTAAACAGCGCGGTGAAGAAGCCGCGGGCATGCCTATTCAGCATCCGACTCCCCGGGCCAGGCCTCAGCCACCTGTTGCCGGACCTCATCAAGGGTCTGGGTGATGGCTTTGGTCTGGGCGATGATGGGGAAGAAATTACCGTCGCCACCCCAGCGCGGAACAATGTGCTGGTGCAGGTGCGCGGAGATACCTGCACCGCCCACCACGCCCTGGTTCATGCCCAGGTTGAAGCCGCCGGGATTGGATACTTTCCGCAGGACCCGCATGGCCGTCTGGGTCAGCTCGGCGAACTCCGCTGTTTCTTCAACCGTGAGGTCCGTGTAGTCCGGAATGTGCCGGTAGGGGCAGACCAGCAGGTGGCCCGGATTGTAGGGGAACAGGTTCAGCACCACATAGCAGGTCCGACCGCGGTAGACGATGAGCGCCTCTTCGTCAGTGCGGCCGGGGCCTACGCAGAACGGGCAGTCGTTCTCGTTCTTGAACTGGTGCTGGCCGCCTTTGATGTAGGCCATACGGTGCGGAGTCCACAGGCGCTGGAAGGCGTCCGGGACACCGGCGAGGGCAAAGTCGTCGGTAACGCCGGCATCGCCTGGATATCCTGCGCCTGTGTTCTCCTGCACTGTGCTGTTTCCGTTCGGCTAGCTGGTCCGGTTGCGGACGGCTTCGGTGATTCGCTTGACCGCTTCCGCGACGGGCACACCGTTGTCCTGGCTACCGTCCCGGAAGCGGAACGAAACAGCGCCCGCCTCTGCGTCGTCGCCGCCCGCGATCAGCACGAACGGGATCTTGTCCTTGCTGGCGGTGCGGATCTTCTTGGGGAAGCGGTCCGAGGACGTATCCACCTCGGCGCGGATGCCCGCCGCCTTGAGCTGGCCGACGACGTCGAACATGTAATCGTTGAACGCCTCCGCCACGGGGATGCCTACCACCTGGACCGGAGCCAGCCACGCGGGGAACGCCCCGGCGTAGTGCTCGGTGAGGACGCCCATGAAGCGCTCCACCGATCCGAAGAGCGCGCGGTGGATCATGACGGGACGCTGGCGGCTGCCGTCGGCTGCCTGGAATTCCAGCTCGAAGCGTTCGGGCAGGTTGAAGTCCAGCTGGATGGTGGACATCTGCCAGGTACGCCCCAGGGCGTCCTTGGCCTGCACGGAAATCTTGGGACCGTAGAAGGCTGCTCCGCCTGGATCGGGCACCAGCTCCAGTCCGGACTCCTGGGCTACCTCGGCGAGGGTCCTGGTGGCTTCCTCCCAGGTGGCGTCGTCGCCGACGTACTTCTCGGGGTCCTTGGTGGACAGCTCGAGGTAGAAGTCGTTCAGCCCGTAGTCCTTGAGCAGGTCCAGGACGAAGGTGAGGGTCTTGGTGAGTTCGTCCTTCATCTGCTCGCGGGTGCAGTAGATGTGGGCGTCGTCCTGTGTCATGCCCCGGACACGGGTGAGGCCGTGGACCACACCGGACTTCTCGTACCGGTACACGGAGCCGAATTCGAACAGCCGCAGCGGCAGCTCGCGGTAGGACCGGCCGCGGGAGCGGAAGATGAGGTTGTGCATGGGGCAGTTCATCGGCTTCAGGTAGTAATCCTGCGCCGGCTTTCGAATGCTGCCGTCGGCGTTGAGTTCCTCATCCACCCGCATGGCGGGGAACATGCCGTCCTTGTACCAGTCCAGGTGCCCGGAGACCTCGTACAGGTGGCCCTTGGTGATGTGCGGGGTGTAGACGAACTCGTAGCCGGCTTCGACGTGCCGCTGGCGCGAGTAGTCCTCCATCTCCTTGCGGATGATGCCGCCCTTGGGGTGGAAGACCGGCAGGCCGGAGCCCAGCTCGTCCGGGAAGGAGAAGAGGTCCAGCTCCGAACCGAGCTTGCGGTGGTCGCGGCGCTCGGCCTCGGCAATGCGCTCCTGGTAGGCCTTCAGGGCGTCCTTGGTGGGCCAGGCGGTGCCGTAGATACGCTGCAGCTGCTGGTTCTTCTGGTTGCCCAGCCAGTAGGCCGACGACGAACGGGTCAGCGCGAAGGCGTTGGAGATCATCTTGGTGTTGGGCAGGTGGGGGCCGCGGCAGAGGTCGCACCAGACGGTGGTGCCTTCCTTGCGTTCCACGTTGTCGTAGATGGTGATGTCCCCGGCGCCGACTTCAACGTTCACGCCTTCCCCGGCTTCGGCGGCTTCGTTCTTTTTGCCCAGGAGCTCGAGCTTGTAGGGCTCGTTCTTCATGGCTTCGCGGGCCTCGTCCTCATTGACCACGCGACGGACAAACTTCTGGTTCTGGTTGATGATCTTCTGCATCATCTTTTCGAGGGTCTTGAGGTCCTCGGGAGTGAACGGCTCGGCAACATCGAAGTCGAAGTAGAAGCCGTCGGTGATGTAGGGGCCGATGCCGAGCTTGGCATCGGGACGCAGCTGCTGCACGGCCTGGGCCATGACGTGGGCAGTGGAGTGCCGCAGGACGTTCAGGCCGTCGGGGGAATCAATGGTGACGCCTTCCACCTCGGCGCCTTCCGGAAGTTCCTGGTCCAGGTCCTTCAGCTCGCCGTTGACGCGGGCAACAACAACGTCACGGCGCTCAAAGAAGAGTTCCGCACCGGTTGTCCCGGTAGTCACCTTGGTCTCTTCGCCATCGACGAGAAGGGTGATCTGCTGGGCATCTGACACGGGTGTCTCCTATTCAAAGTTGAGGCTTCATAGCTTGTGGCATACGGGGACCACAGCCAGCCACCGTCAATGCTATCGGTTCCGGTATGGGCCGACCAACGCGGCACACGGGGGGTGCGGAACCGCGGTCACCCATTGAACCCGGTGATCGCCAACGTCCTGCTGATGCCATCGAGGGGATGCGGCCCATCGGCGAAGGCCTCCGGGCTGGACACCCCGGCGTACCCGCCGATCGACTCCGGCAAGGGCAAACTGTCCGTCTTGCCCAGGTCCCAGGCCATGCTCGCACTGATGCTGATGCCCCGCGGACCGGTCCTTCGGGTGGTCCCGCGGATCAGCAGCAGGCGGGTTCCAAACAGAAGCGGGCCAGCGTTTTCCTGGGCCTCGTGGAAGAAGACCGAATCCACGCAGCCGGTGCCGTCGTCGATGCTGATGAACACCACCCGCCTGCCGCCGCGCATGGGAGGAGTCTGGGTGGCCACCCGCACCCCTGCCACCAGCACTTCGGTCCCGTTGCGCAGGCTGAGGAGTTTATCGGCAGTGGTGACACCCAGCCTTTCCAGCAGGGGCCTGTGGCTGTCCATCAGATGGGAACTGACATCGACGGACATCAGATCCAGTTCCGCCCTGACGTTGTCCACCACCGTGGGGGCTGGAAGTCCAGGTTTGATGTTGCGCAGTTCGACGTCGCCCAGGGGAAGGGACAACTGTCCCTCCAGCACCTCCACGCCTTTCCGCGCGCCATTGGCTGATTGAAGCTGCTGCAAATGGTGCACCAGGTCCGCTCGGTTGGCGGTGCCTCCGGCTTCACGGTGGAGGGAATCAAAGGCCCCAAGCTGCGCAAGGCGCCGGATGCTTGGCTTGCTGAGCCGCGAGCGCGCCCGGAGATCCGCCAGTGAGTCATAGGGCTGGCTTACGACAACCCGCTTCAGTTCAGCAGCAGACAGACCGTAAATCCCGTTCAGGCTGAGCCTGATTCCCAGCCTGCCGGCGTCCCTGCCTGTCCCGATCCGCTCCACCCGGTACTCGGCTTTGCTGCGGTTTATGTCCAGGGGAAGGATGGGAATGCCCAGCCGGCGGGCTTCTGCCACCAGCAGCCGTTTGGGGTACATGCCGGGGTCGTGCTCCCATAAGCCTGCAAGGAAGGCTTCGGGGTGGTGTGTCTTGAGCCAGGCGGACTGGTAGGTGGGGACGGCGAAAGCAGCCCCGTGGGCTTTGCAGAATCCGAAGCTGGCAAAGGACTTCAACGTCCCCCACACCTTGTCCACCACCTCGGGGGTGTACCTCTTGGCTTTGGCGTGGCGCCGGAAGTACTCCTCCACCTGCGCTTCTCCGGCCTCGCTGCTGAGTGCCCGGCGGAATTCGTCGGCTTTTGCCAGGCCGCAGCCGGTCATGACGTGGAGAGTTTTCAGGATCTGCTCGTGGAAGACGGTGACCCCGTGGGTTTCCTGCAGCACCGGCTTGAGGTCAGGGTGCGGGTAGACCTCAGGGGCGAACCCGTGCCGGTGTTCCAGGAAGGGCCGCACCATGTCCGATTTCATCGGTCCCGGGCGGAACAGTGAAATATCGATGATGAGGTCGTTGAACTCCCGCGGCGCCATTTTGCCGATCAGCTCCCGC
This region of Arthrobacter sp. DNA4 genomic DNA includes:
- a CDS encoding Mur ligase family protein, whose amino-acid sequence is MVFFSVPLGKLVRRVSRLRGGGSALPGLVVEKIDPGFMRRTLTTLPHGVAVVSGTNGKTTTTKMVVELLESQGLKVFTNRTGSNFTRGVAAALLGEVDWRGRLDADVAVLELDEAHAVHFVNSVPPRYCLLLNVLRDQLDRFGEIDKTAQLLQHIAAKTTGTVVLNREDPRVARIADTLTGQDVRYFGLDDSLLGTFPNDDDMRAAPGSPAPAGMPAKPQADVVLRKVGADSAVFEYDGGTVTTAMKLRGVYNIFNAAAALTLARSICGGGAAPANHETLLQALSQVAPAFGRGESLTVDGQPLDLVLVKNPSGFRLGLKSFPAAGYATMIAINDNYADGRDMSWLWDVEFDSLREGGVEVLTGSRAYDMALRLQYDEVPVGAVDTDIPAALAAFIREGQGKPKRIFCTYTAMLAIRRELSKITTVEVVS
- the thrS gene encoding threonine--tRNA ligase codes for the protein MSDAQQITLLVDGEETKVTTGTTGAELFFERRDVVVARVNGELKDLDQELPEGAEVEGVTIDSPDGLNVLRHSTAHVMAQAVQQLRPDAKLGIGPYITDGFYFDFDVAEPFTPEDLKTLEKMMQKIINQNQKFVRRVVNEDEAREAMKNEPYKLELLGKKNEAAEAGEGVNVEVGAGDITIYDNVERKEGTTVWCDLCRGPHLPNTKMISNAFALTRSSSAYWLGNQKNQQLQRIYGTAWPTKDALKAYQERIAEAERRDHRKLGSELDLFSFPDELGSGLPVFHPKGGIIRKEMEDYSRQRHVEAGYEFVYTPHITKGHLYEVSGHLDWYKDGMFPAMRVDEELNADGSIRKPAQDYYLKPMNCPMHNLIFRSRGRSYRELPLRLFEFGSVYRYEKSGVVHGLTRVRGMTQDDAHIYCTREQMKDELTKTLTFVLDLLKDYGLNDFYLELSTKDPEKYVGDDATWEEATRTLAEVAQESGLELVPDPGGAAFYGPKISVQAKDALGRTWQMSTIQLDFNLPERFELEFQAADGSRQRPVMIHRALFGSVERFMGVLTEHYAGAFPAWLAPVQVVGIPVAEAFNDYMFDVVGQLKAAGIRAEVDTSSDRFPKKIRTASKDKIPFVLIAGGDDAEAGAVSFRFRDGSQDNGVPVAEAVKRITEAVRNRTS
- the pdxS gene encoding pyridoxal 5'-phosphate synthase lyase subunit PdxS; this encodes MSTPDVSNEAGSSANSVTGSNRVKRGMAEMLKGGVIMDVVNVEQARIAEDAGAVAVMALERVPADIRAQGGVSRMSDPDMIDQIIDAVSIPVMAKARIGHFVEAQVLQSLGVDYIDESEVLTPADYVNHIDKWNFKVPFVCGATNLGEALRRINEGAAMIRSKGEAGTGDVSNATGHMRKIRSEIAKLSSLPEDELYVAAKELQAPYELVKEVAAAGKLPVVLFTAGGIATPADAAMMMQLGADGVFVGSGIFKSGNPAQRAAAVVKATTFFDDPDVIAKASRGLGEAMVGINVDEIPQPHRLAERGW
- a CDS encoding HIT domain-containing protein — encoded protein: MQENTGAGYPGDAGVTDDFALAGVPDAFQRLWTPHRMAYIKGGQHQFKNENDCPFCVGPGRTDEEALIVYRGRTCYVVLNLFPYNPGHLLVCPYRHIPDYTDLTVEETAEFAELTQTAMRVLRKVSNPGGFNLGMNQGVVGGAGISAHLHQHIVPRWGGDGNFFPIIAQTKAITQTLDEVRQQVAEAWPGESDAE
- a CDS encoding M3 family metallopeptidase, whose translation is MTNPLLAASPLPYGLPPFEALTAGQYGAAIEAGLAAHLDEIQAISSNAAPATFENTALAMERSGQLLNRAAAAFFTLVSADASAEIRELETELSPRFQAHQDEVFLNGALYGRFAAIDTDSLDPESARLVEEYLKEFRQSGIQLEAPGQERLRAINAELARLGTEFGQRVKEGMKSAALLLEDAGDLAGLPADDVASAAEAARAAGHDGKFLLTLIQPGNQPALASLENRDVRRRLFEASVARGSGGGSLDVLDLAREMATLRAEKAQLLGFANYAELVADRQTAPDFEAVRTMLGRLAPAAVRNADAEAAALADVAGHPLEAWDWAYYSAKVRREKYDVDEQALRPYFELDRVITDGVFFAATALYGITFHERPDLGAYNPDVRIWEVRNGDGTGLGLFLGDYYARESKRGGAWMNSLVDQSGLLGTRPVVINTLNISKPPAGEPTLLTLDELRTLFHEFGHALHGLFSNVTYPRFSGTAVPRDFVEYPSQVNEMWILWPEVLSNYARHHVTGEPLPQDVVDRLEESRLWGEGFATTEYLGAALLDLAWHTLEPGDVPDDAVEFEAKALAAAGIAHPLIPPRYRTGYFQHIFAGAGYAAGYYSYIWSEVLDAETVDWFKENGGLSRANGERFREELLSRGNSRDPLESFRILRGREANLDPLLRRRGLE
- the pdxT gene encoding pyridoxal 5'-phosphate synthase glutaminase subunit PdxT, whose protein sequence is MTNPPSADPARVGSGLRIGVLALQGDFREHLRAAEATGAQGVAVRRPEELDGLDGLIIPGGESTAIDKLARAFDLADPLRKYIAEGLPVYGSCAGMILLAEDIADPATDLSGAPQQTFGGLDITVRRNAFGRQRESFETDLDFKGLDFSASESGVEPVHAVFIRGPWVERVGPDVEVLAQVEPADPAQASHAVPLPGAARIVAVRSGQLLATSFHPEVTGEKRVHELFIRMIRGEA
- the pgsA gene encoding phosphatidylinositol phosphate synthase codes for the protein MLNRHARGFFTALFTPLARWLLKIGVSPDAVTILGTAGVAAGALIFYPLGQLFWGTVFITAFIFSDVLDGIMARMQDIKSRWGNFLDSTLDRVADGALFAGVSVWFFTGGNNTAIAVSALLCLVLGMVVSYARAKAESLGFTANVGIAERAERLVSVLVVTGLTGLGLPTVVLLVTLVLLAAASLVTVVQRVVSVRRQALAEPTPAD
- a CDS encoding type 1 glutamine amidotransferase; translation: MSPAEAAEAGDQSKGTLRVVQLYPRDMNIYGDWGNALVLQRRIQWHGYTPELLEYNVGDPFPEDVDIIVGGGGQDSGQLVIQDDLQARAGQLKELAEDGAPMLVICGLYQLFGRFFKTRTGTVIPGIGVLDVETHGTDERLIGNVKVSTTEFGEVLGYENHSGQTTLGNGVRPLGTVAKGTGNNSNDGHEGARYRNIVASYLHGSLLPKNPAIADYLIRTAAERKFGSFSPGTPDDAYAVLAREHAARRPR